A portion of the Panthera tigris isolate Pti1 chromosome E1, P.tigris_Pti1_mat1.1, whole genome shotgun sequence genome contains these proteins:
- the KRT20 gene encoding keratin, type I cytoskeletal 20 — MEFTGRSFHRNLSSSLQGPALSMRGSMYGKGGMQHFGAAPSVYGGAGGQGIRISTSRPMVGYGSDLTRGDVFAGNDKMTMQNLNDRLASYLEKVHSLEQSNSKLELLIKQWYETNTPGIRDDSAYYQQIKELQNQIKSVQLQNFHCVLKIDNAKLAAEDFRLKYEAEREMRLTVESDIQGLNKVSADLSLSRTDLEIQVKELTKDLDLLKKEHQEEVDSLRRHLGNTVCVEVDAAPGLELGTIMNELRQKYETIVQENLQKAKEQFETQTQLLQQQVTGSTQEIKDNEAQIKELRHTYRNLEIELQSHLSMKESLERTLEETRARYGSQLATIQALLNSIEVQMTQIWSDTERQNKEYNILLDIKTRLEQEIATYRRLLEGEDTNTTIEHLPSTLEEKDVKRKRKIKTIVEEVVDGKVVSCETKEMEEDV, encoded by the exons ATGGAATTCACCGGCAGAAGCTTCCACAGAAACCTGAGTTCCTCCTTGCAAGGTCCTGCACTCAGCATGAGAGGTTCCATGTATGGGAAGGGAGGCATGCAGCACTTTGGGGCGGCACCCAGCGTCTATGGGGGGGCTGGAGGCCAGGGCATCCGCATCTCGACCTCCAGACCCATGGTGGGCTATGGGAGTGATCTCACCAGAGGAGACGTGTTTGCTGGCAATGATAAGATGACCATGCAGAACCTAAACGACCGCCTAGCAAGCTACCTGGAGAAAGTACACTCCCTGGAGCAGTCCAACTCCAAACTCGAACTGCTGATCAAGCAGTGGTATGAAACAAACACACCCGGCATCAGGGACGACAGTGCATATTACCAACAAATAAAAGAGCTGCAAAACCAG ATTAAAAGTGTACAACTGCAAAATTTTCACTGTGTCCTGAAAATTGATAATGCCAAACTAGCTGCTGAGGACTTCAGGCTGAA GTATGAGGCTGAGAGGGAGATGCGCCTGACAGTGGAGAGTGATATCCAAGGCCTGAATAAGGTCTCGGCTGATCTATCCCTAAGTAGAACAGACTTGGAGATTCAAGTTAAAGAACTGACTAAAGACCTGGATCTCCTCAAAAAAGAACATCAGGAG GAAGTAGACAGCCTACGCAGACATTTGGGCAATACTGTATGTGTAGAAGTGGATGCTGCTCCAGGCCTGGAGCTTGGCACCATCATGAATGAATTGAGGCAGAAGTACGAAACAATAGTCCAGGAGAACCTTCAGAAGGCCAAGGAACAGTTTGAGACACAG ACTCAACTTCTGCAGCAACAAGTCACAGGGAGCACTCAAGAGATAAAAGACAATGAGGCTCAAATAAAGGAGCTGAGACACACCTACCGGAACCTAGAGATCGAACTCCAGTCCCACCTCAGTATG AAAGAATCTTTGGAGCGTACATTAGAGGAGACCAGAGCTCGTTACGGTAGCCAATTGGCCACCATCCAGGCACTGCTGAACTCCATAGAAGTCCAAATGACACAGATTTGGAGTGATACAGAACGCCAGAACAAGGAGTACAATATCCTCCTTGACATAAAGACCCGGCTTGAGCAGGAAATTGCTACTTACCGCCGCCTTCTGGAAGGAGAAGAT ACAAACACAACTATAGAGCATCTGCCGAGCACCCTGGAGGAGAAAG atgtgaagagaaaaaggaagattaaGACGATTGTGGAAGAAGTGGTGGACGGCAAGGTTGTGTCGTGTGAAACCAAAGAGATGGAAGAAGATGTGTAA